A window of Halogeometricum sp. S1BR25-6 genomic DNA:
AAGTGACCCGCGACCACGACCTGTGGCTGAAGGAGGACGAGCGGAGCGACGACCTCTCGGATTACGCCTACTGGGTCAGCCCCGAGGAGTACGTCACCGTCGTCGGCGCCTACGGCGTCGACCTGCCCGGGATAGTCGAGCAGTTCGTCGAACTCCGGCGCGTGGAGAAAGAGGAACTCATCGACGCCGCCCTCGACCGCGCGGAGATGAAGCGCGTCGGTCCGTGGACGGTCGGCGTCACCTACGGCCGGTGCTCGCAGAACGAGGTGGCCGAGGGCCTGCGCGAACGCGGGGCCGACGCCTCAGTCGTCGTCAAACCGGCCGGCAGCGCCAGCATCCGCGGCTCCGACGACTTCGAGCGCGCCCACGAGGTAGCCCGACAGGTGAACGGCGGCGGCCACCCGAAGGCCGCGGGCTGTAAACCGGACATCTACGACGACATGCTCGACTACGCGCACCACTGGACGACGAACGGCGCGGCGACGAAGCGCGTCATCCTCGCGGCGTTCGAGCGGGTGGCCGAAGCGGTCGAGGAAGAGGCGGACGAGGACGAGGGCGTCGACACGGAGCGGTAAACGTCGAACCGGCTCCCTCGACGCCTTATCGCTGCGAGTCGCGGAGGATGAACGGGCCGATGGCGAGGGTCCGCTTCGCGATGGTCGCGATACGCGCGATGTAGGAGATGAGGAGCAGGAAGGGAAGCGACGTGATGGCGAACGCCGCGGAGGTCACCCAGATGAGGTTCGGGACGCCGAGCACCGTTCCCGAGAGCGCGCTCCCGCCGAGGTACGTCGTCACGAACCCGGCGGTGATGAGCGCGGGTACGGAGAGATAGAGGATGTTCTGCGAGAGGCTGATGAGTTCCCACTCGAAGTACAGCGTCTTGATGTGCTCGCGGGCGGGGCCGAACATCGAGAGCACGGTCTTCAGGTCGTCGAGTACCATCTCCGTCTCCTGACTGATGGCGTCCCTGTGTTCGTTCGCGATGCGTTCGATCTGGAACACCTTCCAGCCGTAGTTGTAGTCGAGGGCCGCGGAGACGACGGTGTAGGAACCGAACTTCCGCCCTTCGAGTTTGTCTTCGGCGGCGTCGGCGTTCTCCACGAGGCTGTTCGTGAACTCGTCGACCTCGCCGCGGAGGTCCTCGCTGTCGCTGTCGGCGACCGATTCGCGGAGGTCCTTCGCGTAGTCCCTGCTCTCTAAGATGATCGCCCGGAGGAACGCCGAGGGGTCGGCGGGCGTCGGCGACCCGATCATCTCCTGGGTGTACTCCCGGAAGTCCATCGTGTTGCTCATCCGCTCGCGCTGGTCGCCGAGCGGACCGTTCTCCTGGGAGATGATTATCTGCGAGATGGTCAGCGTGAGCGTGACGCCGGTGATGATGGCGCTGATCATCGTCGAGAACACCGTCTCGACGGTGTCGGCGGTCAGGGCGTCCGTGAGGTAGTACTGGTAGTAGAACGTCCCCCCGAAGACGAAGACGCCGAAGATGAGGAGCGCAAGCATCGTCGTGATGAGGAGTCGACTGCCGTCGAGCACCAGCCACGTCTTGACGCGCGTCTCGCCGCTGCGTTCGCGCATCGTGTTCGCGGTTCCGATGTCGTCGACGCTCGACTGGTTGAGATTCGGGTCCTCCGCGCGAGTGTCGATGGTGTCCGAGGAGTCGTCACTCATCGCGGCATCGCCTCGCAGCGCTCTCGTCTGTGTTCGTCCATGGCGATAGAAGTCAGTAGAGTTCTCACCGGTGAGCGGCTTTACCGTTGTCGCTCAGGCACCGTTCGCCGGTTCTTTTCGAATATAATCGGAGTCTCATATTACGGTCGAAGGAGTGATATAAGCGTCCCGTGAAAGGGAGAGGGAATGAATTCGAATCGGCGACTGTGCGCCGTTGCTGCCGTCGCGTTGCTGGTCGTCACCGCGGGATGTCTCACGGTGAGTCCGTCGATCAGTTCGGCCGACGACTCGGCGGTGTTCGAGCGGGTCTCGACGGTCAGCGAGTGGGGGACCGCGTCGGTACAGGGGTCGGTGACGCTCACTCCCACGGCGACGACCGAGATGGGCGTCACGCGCCTCAACGTCATCACGTCGGGCGGGAAGTCCTTCTACACGACGACGGTGGACGCCGGCCAGACGTCCGTCTCCCTCCCGATACCGACCGAGACGCGGTCGCAGATCGTGGCGGTGAACACCGTCAACGGAACCGTCGTGGAGACGTACAACGTGACCGTCGACGGGACCAGATATCCGTAGGCGCAGAGGCGTCCGGTCGGAGTAGCTATCCGCCTCCGGCCGCACGTTCGGACGTGAACCGACGGAGAGACGACCGCTGGGAGTACGAGACGCTTCGGGTGCCGCGCGAGGCGCTAAAAAAGGAGTCCGCGAACCCGAAAGACGAAATAAACGAGTTGGCCGCCGAGGGCTGGCGACTCGTCGAGACGATAGACTACACCGGCGGCGGAACCAAGTTTCTGATCTTCGAGCGCCCCGCCCGCGACTCGTCCGATCCCGATTCCGAGTGAGACGTCGGGGTCGCCGCTACTCGTCCGCGTGGACGGGTTCGGTGCCGCCGGGTTGCACGCCCGTCTCCTCCTCCTCGTCGACGACCCACTTGTCCGAGTAGTTCGCGCCGCAGGCGCAGTGGGCGTAGGCGTGGATTACCTCGCCGCGGGCGTAGAGGCCGCCGACCTCCTCGTTCTCCGCCTCTGAGAAGGCGAAGATGAACTCGGTGCGGTGGTCCTCACCGTCGTCGCCTTCGCCCTCCTCCCCCGCCTCCGGGCACTCGCCGCCGCCGAGGTCGCGGTGGACGTGACCGTCCCGTTCCATCGCCGTGCGCGAGAACTCCATGGCGTCCATCCCGGTGCCGGCGGAGAACGCGCTCCGACCGTCGTCGCCGTCGACGACGAGCACGTAGCCGTCCTCGACTTCCTCGCCCAGACGGCGAAGCTTCCCGTCGCTGTCGAGGTACTCGTCGGTCAGAAACAGCGCCACGTCCTCGTGGCGGTCGCCCGCGAGGAACTCGTCGAGTTTGCTCATAGGGGGAGAATGCCGACGGAGCGATAAAAGTCGCCTGCACTCCGTTTCGTCCCCGTCCGTTCGCGCCGCACCGCCCGACCTCTCGGGCCGCCTCACCTCACTCGTCGCGTCCGAGCGACTCGGCGATGTCCGCCAGCGACTCGTTCGGCCGGTCGGGGACGGTGTAGACGACGCGCTTGCCGGGTTCGCGCACGCCGTAGCAGTAGCCCGCGTCGAGTTCGTCGACTTCGACGGCCGACCCGGGGCCGCGGCCCGTCTTCTCGCACCACTCGACGAGGCGATTCTCGCCGTCGCCGGGCGTCCGCGCGAGGCGCTTGTTGTCGTAGGCGCCGCGGAGGAGACGGCCGGAACTGTCGGCGACGACGCGGGCGTGGTATAGGTCGCCGCCGAGGGAGAGGCGGATCAGGTCGCCGTCCGCGACGGCCGCCTCGTCCGGGAGGCGGAGGCAGGGACGGCGAGTGCCGCCGCTACGCGCGATTTTCGCGCGGTGCGACGACACCGAGTCGTGGTCGCTGGGGACGCGTTCCGACACGGTGGGGGGCGGTTACTCTTCGTCGTCTTCGGCGTCCTCGTCCGCGTCGCCCTCGCCGAGAGCGTCGGCCACGTCGCCGCCGTCAGTGACCTTGACGTTGACCTGCGCCGTCTCGTCGGAGACCTGCCGACCGCGGACGGTGACGCGCTTTCGCTCGCCGTCGCGAGAGGGCTTGTACCCGACGCCGCCCTCGAGGAGGAGTTCCTTGAGGTCGGAACCGGCGACGTTCGCGCGCATCGGACGGCCCGCCTCGTCGGACCCGCCCGTGATTTCGAGCGTGAAGCCGTCGAGGCCGACGGCGCCGCCGTCGACTTCGTCGCCGATGTCTCGGCCGAGGAATCGGTTCGCGTCCTGTCCGTCGACCTCGAACTGGTGGGTGTCACCCGCGTCGGGGTCGGAGACGACAACCTGGAATTCTGCCATGGGTGGATTCAAACGACAGCCGGTAAAAAGTACGTCGAAAGATCCTGCGCCGTCTCAGACGCGGTTCGTGCGTCGAGTGAACGTGTAATGTGGGAATAGATAACATTGAACACGAAGAGGCGCGTATACTCCGTATGGGCGAACCGTTCGATAGGTCTCGGTGGTACGAGTGTACGAGTTGCAACTTCCGGTCCGAACCGGGCGACCCGACGACGATGTGCCCGCGGTGCGGCAGACAGATGCACAACGTGTCTCGCGCGCAGGAGTGAGATACGGTCCGCCGCGCGGGGGTCCGTCGGGTGGTCACCGGCCCGAACTCAGCGCTCGAACCCCTGCTCCCAGCGGAAGACGCCGTCTCGCTGAACGACCTCTCCGTCGACTTCGATGCGCGAGTCCTCGCTCACGTCCGTAATCATGTCGACGTGGACGGCCGAGTCGTTACCCGCCTCGCCCTCGGGGAGGCAGGCGTCGTAGGCGCGGCCGACCGCGAGGTGGACGGTATCGCCCATCTTCTCGTCGAAGAGGATACTGTCGGTGAAGCGGTCGATGCCGCGGTTCATCCCGATGCCGAGTTCGCCGAGACGGCGCGCCCCCTCGTCGGTGTCGAGGACGTCGCCGAGGGCCGCCTCGCCCGACTCGGCCGCGAAGTCGGTCACCTCACCGTCCTCGAACGTCAGGCGGACGTCCCGAACGCGCGTGCCGTTGATGGTCATCGGCACGTCGAAGAACGCCTCGCCCTCGGGGTCGTACGGCGCGGTGAACACCTCTCCGGAGGGCAGATTGTGCGAGTCGTAGGCGACGGAGGCGGCGGAGTTGACCGCGGTGCGGCCCTCGATGGACATCGTGAGGTCGGTGGTGCGAGACGGTCCAGTACTACCGTCTCGTTCGGTGGTCTCCTCTTTCACGAGTCTGACCTCGGACCCCTCGTCGAGCACTTCTTTCATCTCCGCCATCTCCTCGGCCAGCGCCTCCCAGTCGCGGAGGACGGCGTCGTAGACGAACTCGCGGTACTCCTCGTACGACATCCCGGCCTGCTGGGCGAGCGACCGGGTCGGGTGGACCGTCGACACCCAGTCGGTGTTCATGCGCGCCTCGCGGACCGATTCGGCGGCGCGAGCGGCGGCCTGCCGCGTCTCGCCGGGGACGTCGGCGGTGGCGAACGTGTTGCGGCCGCCGCCGAGGAAGAGGACCGAATCGGCGTTCTCGTAGAGGGCGAGTTCGTGTCCGGCCGTCTCGAACTCCCCGTCGTGCGCGCGGAGGTAGGCGCGAGAGACTTCGTCGGAGGCGTACGTGGTGACGACGTTCGCGCCGCGGTCGCCCAGTTTCTCGGCGACGGCGACGGCGAGTTCGTGCGCGCCCTCCGCGACGCTCACGACCACGTCGTCGCCGGCGTCGATGCGGGCGCTCCAGTCGACGAGCACCTCGGCGTGCTCTCGGATTTTCGGGTCCATGGCGGCGGTTCGGCGGGGAGGCAAAAAACGGTCGCGTCTGCGGGAGAGGGGTGTGACCGCGGCCTCACTCCAACAGGTCGAGGAGGGCGTCGAACTCGCGGGCGTAGGCGGCCAGCACGTGCTCGAAGGTGACGATGCCGACGTACTGGTCGTCGTCGTCGACGACGACGGCCTCTCGGACGCCCTCCCGACCGAAGACGGCGACGAGGTCCGCGCGCGTCGCGGCGCGCCGAATCGTCACCGGGTCGTTTTCCAGAAGGTCGCCGACGAACTCCTCGCGTAAGTCGTCGCCGGCGACGACGGCCCGACCGAGCGTCGCCGGGGTGACGACGCCGAGCGGACGGTCCTCGTCGAGGACGACGACGGCGTCGTCGCCACCTCGACGCATCGCCGCCGCGACGTCCGCGACGGGCGTGTCCGGTGCAGCGGTCGGTGCGTCGGTTCTGAGGAGTTCGTCGAGCATCGTTCGTGAGATACAGTGGCACGGTACATAGGCGCGTCGGGGGGTGTCGGGGGCGAGACAGAAACGAACCGACGGAGACGGGCGGCGGAGGCCGGGAGGAGAGCGCGTCCGTCGAATCGGAACCACTACCTCCCCCGCGGATGGACGCCAACGCATGCAGATAGGTGTCGTCGGACTCGGGCGGATGGGACAGATAGTCGTGAACCGCGTGCTCGACGCCGGACACGACGTGGTGGCGTTCGACCTCTCGGAGGAGGCGACGGCCGCCGCGGCCGGGGCGGGAGCGACGGCCGCCGACAGCCTCGAAGACCTCGCGGACCGACTCGGCGAGGAGAAGCGAATCTGGCTCATGGTGCCGGCGGGCGACGCGGTGGACGCGACGCTCGACGAACTCGGACCGCACCTCGGCGCCGACGACGTCGTCGTCGACGGCGGCAACTCTCACTTCGAGGCGTCGGTCCGCCGCGCGGAAACGGTCGAAGCGGCCTACCTCGACTGCGGCACCTCCGGCGGGCCGGCGGGCGCCGAACTCGGCTTCTCGCTCATGGTCGGCGGCCCCGAGTGGGCCTACGAGGCGATGACGCCCGTCTTCGACGCCGTGGCGACCGGGCCGGA
This region includes:
- a CDS encoding DUF4177 domain-containing protein — its product is MNRRRDDRWEYETLRVPREALKKESANPKDEINELAAEGWRLVETIDYTGGGTKFLIFERPARDSSDPDSE
- a CDS encoding DUF7112 family protein; this translates as MSERVPSDHDSVSSHRAKIARSGGTRRPCLRLPDEAAVADGDLIRLSLGGDLYHARVVADSSGRLLRGAYDNKRLARTPGDGENRLVEWCEKTGRGPGSAVEVDELDAGYCYGVREPGKRVVYTVPDRPNESLADIAESLGRDE
- a CDS encoding aminopeptidase, with amino-acid sequence MDPKIREHAEVLVDWSARIDAGDDVVVSVAEGAHELAVAVAEKLGDRGANVVTTYASDEVSRAYLRAHDGEFETAGHELALYENADSVLFLGGGRNTFATADVPGETRQAAARAAESVREARMNTDWVSTVHPTRSLAQQAGMSYEEYREFVYDAVLRDWEALAEEMAEMKEVLDEGSEVRLVKEETTERDGSTGPSRTTDLTMSIEGRTAVNSAASVAYDSHNLPSGEVFTAPYDPEGEAFFDVPMTINGTRVRDVRLTFEDGEVTDFAAESGEAALGDVLDTDEGARRLGELGIGMNRGIDRFTDSILFDEKMGDTVHLAVGRAYDACLPEGEAGNDSAVHVDMITDVSEDSRIEVDGEVVQRDGVFRWEQGFER
- a CDS encoding 30S ribosomal protein S6e, which translates into the protein MAEFQVVVSDPDAGDTHQFEVDGQDANRFLGRDIGDEVDGGAVGLDGFTLEITGGSDEAGRPMRANVAGSDLKELLLEGGVGYKPSRDGERKRVTVRGRQVSDETAQVNVKVTDGGDVADALGEGDADEDAEDDEE
- a CDS encoding DUF5807 family protein; this encodes MSKLDEFLAGDRHEDVALFLTDEYLDSDGKLRRLGEEVEDGYVLVVDGDDGRSAFSAGTGMDAMEFSRTAMERDGHVHRDLGGGECPEAGEEGEGDDGEDHRTEFIFAFSEAENEEVGGLYARGEVIHAYAHCACGANYSDKWVVDEEEETGVQPGGTEPVHADE
- a CDS encoding DUF7129 domain-containing putative zinc-binding protein, translating into MGEPFDRSRWYECTSCNFRSEPGDPTTMCPRCGRQMHNVSRAQE
- a CDS encoding CBS domain-containing protein, with protein sequence MLDELLRTDAPTAAPDTPVADVAAAMRRGGDDAVVVLDEDRPLGVVTPATLGRAVVAGDDLREEFVGDLLENDPVTIRRAATRADLVAVFGREGVREAVVVDDDDQYVGIVTFEHVLAAYAREFDALLDLLE
- the gnd gene encoding phosphogluconate dehydrogenase (NAD(+)-dependent, decarboxylating) — translated: MQIGVVGLGRMGQIVVNRVLDAGHDVVAFDLSEEATAAAAGAGATAADSLEDLADRLGEEKRIWLMVPAGDAVDATLDELGPHLGADDVVVDGGNSHFEASVRRAETVEAAYLDCGTSGGPAGAELGFSLMVGGPEWAYEAMTPVFDAVATGPDGHDRMGAVGSGHYVKMVHNGVEYALMQAYGEGFELLANGRYDLNLESVAKTWNNGAVIRSWLLELCEEAFREEGADLGTVADHVSGGSTGTWTVQEALEQEVPVPLIYQALAERFGSRDDARFSRRLANRLRYGFGRHEIVREE